One genomic region from Bacillus thermozeamaize encodes:
- a CDS encoding ribonuclease has protein sequence MSWKTADLCDAFGQEVQVCQPLFRSFGGNQRFCGPVATVRVYEDNVLVKQAIESVPAGSVLVVDGGGSTSCALLGDNLAAIAVSRGLAGFIIHGCVRDTAELAKMQVGIYALASNPRKSNKQGKGQRDITLWFAGAEWTPGAWVYADEDGILVAPRALHT, from the coding sequence GTGAGTTGGAAAACAGCCGATCTCTGTGACGCATTTGGACAAGAGGTCCAGGTCTGCCAACCCCTCTTCCGGTCATTTGGGGGGAATCAGCGGTTTTGCGGACCCGTGGCCACGGTTCGCGTATACGAAGACAATGTCCTCGTCAAACAAGCCATTGAAAGCGTGCCGGCCGGTTCGGTCCTGGTTGTCGACGGCGGCGGCTCCACGAGCTGTGCGCTTCTGGGGGATAACCTGGCGGCCATCGCTGTATCCCGGGGACTCGCGGGATTCATCATCCATGGCTGCGTACGCGACACAGCCGAACTGGCCAAGATGCAGGTGGGCATCTACGCATTGGCAAGCAACCCGCGGAAAAGCAACAAGCAGGGGAAAGGACAACGGGATATCACCCTCTGGTTCGCCGGGGCCGAATGGACGCCGGGAGCCTGGGTCTATGCGGATGAAGACGGGATTTTGGTGGCTCCGAGGGCATTGCATACATGA
- a CDS encoding glutamate-1-semialdehyde-2,1-aminomutase, which translates to MSRARHRSIEAFRKAVQYLPGGVNSPVRAFRAVETDPVFIERGEGSRVFDIDGNEYIDYLGSWGPLILGHAHPAVVRAIQETAQRGTSFGAPTELETEMAQLVSEIVPSIEVVRMVNSGTEATMSALRLARGYTGRDKIVKFEGSYHGHADSLLIKAGSGVASLSLPDSPGVPPQVAAHTLTAPYNDLESVKVIFERFGEEIAAVIVEPVAGNMGVVPPLPGFLEGLRKLTQEYGALLIFDEVMTGFRVSYQGAQGLYGVTPDLTTLGKVIGGGLPVGAYGGRREIMEQVAPAGPVYQAGTLSGNPLAMAAGLTTLKELGKPGVYESLEKKAAYLEEQFRRNAEEVGIPCQINRVGSMMSLFFTSQPVTNFATAKTSDTKRFARYFQKLLDLGVFIAPSQFEGMFISTAHTQEDLDRTVEAQREALKSL; encoded by the coding sequence TTGAGTCGTGCACGACATCGTTCCATCGAAGCGTTTCGCAAAGCCGTGCAATACCTTCCCGGAGGGGTGAACAGCCCCGTCAGGGCGTTTCGGGCAGTGGAAACCGATCCCGTGTTCATTGAGAGGGGAGAAGGATCCCGGGTTTTTGACATCGACGGCAATGAGTACATCGATTACCTCGGTTCCTGGGGCCCGCTGATTTTGGGGCATGCCCACCCGGCCGTCGTGCGGGCCATCCAGGAGACAGCGCAGCGAGGCACCAGTTTTGGCGCGCCGACAGAACTGGAAACGGAAATGGCCCAGCTGGTCAGCGAGATTGTTCCTTCCATTGAAGTGGTGCGGATGGTCAACTCGGGGACTGAGGCGACGATGAGCGCCCTGCGCCTTGCGAGAGGATATACGGGACGGGACAAGATTGTGAAATTTGAAGGCAGCTACCACGGACATGCTGACAGTTTGCTGATCAAGGCCGGATCCGGAGTGGCCTCCCTGAGCCTGCCAGACAGCCCGGGCGTGCCGCCGCAGGTGGCTGCCCACACGTTGACCGCGCCGTATAATGACCTTGAAAGTGTCAAAGTGATCTTTGAACGTTTCGGCGAAGAAATTGCCGCCGTGATTGTGGAGCCTGTGGCCGGCAATATGGGAGTGGTGCCGCCCTTGCCCGGATTTTTGGAAGGTTTGCGGAAGCTGACCCAGGAATACGGCGCCCTGCTGATTTTTGATGAAGTGATGACTGGTTTTCGCGTCAGTTATCAAGGGGCGCAGGGACTTTACGGGGTGACTCCCGATCTGACGACGTTGGGAAAAGTCATCGGCGGCGGCTTGCCGGTGGGAGCTTACGGCGGCAGGCGGGAGATCATGGAACAGGTGGCCCCGGCAGGGCCGGTATACCAGGCGGGGACATTGTCTGGAAACCCTCTGGCGATGGCGGCGGGACTGACCACCCTGAAAGAGCTGGGCAAACCGGGGGTGTACGAATCGCTGGAGAAAAAGGCGGCTTACCTCGAAGAGCAATTTCGCCGCAACGCCGAAGAAGTGGGGATTCCATGTCAGATCAACCGCGTGGGGTCGATGATGAGCCTCTTCTTCACTTCCCAACCGGTCACCAACTTTGCCACAGCGAAGACCTCAGACACCAAGCGTTTCGCCCGTTATTTCCAGAAATTGCTTGACCTGGGCGTGTTTATTGCGCCGTCGCAGTTTGAAGGGATGTTCATCTCCACGGCCCACACCCAGGAGGATCTGGATCGGACGGTAGAGGCGCAGCGTGAAGCGCTGAAATCGCTGTAA